One Oscillospiraceae bacterium genomic region harbors:
- a CDS encoding DUF3846 domain-containing protein: MVNENKIRILYVQPGKYPEERFVVNELHPLQQLVGGDIQAVYPWSKDNVALICNDSGKVDGLPLNRCIEDYDVIAGNFFICGFSGEEFCSLTDKQLRHYEKLFRDPELFLQTLIGIMPMKCTPDQYKRLMQERSAANRGER; this comes from the coding sequence ATGGTAAACGAAAACAAAATCCGTATTCTGTATGTTCAGCCGGGCAAATATCCGGAGGAACGGTTTGTTGTGAATGAGCTGCACCCCCTTCAGCAACTTGTCGGCGGGGATATTCAAGCCGTATACCCGTGGTCAAAGGACAATGTGGCGCTTATCTGCAACGATTCGGGCAAGGTGGACGGTCTGCCGCTGAACCGTTGCATTGAGGACTACGATGTTATCGCGGGCAATTTCTTTATCTGCGGTTTTTCCGGGGAGGAATTTTGCAGCCTGACCGACAAGCAGCTTCGACACTACGAAAAGCTGTTTCGTGACCCAGAGTTGTTCTTGCAGACCCTCATTGGCATTATGCCGATGAAATGCACCCCTGACCAGTATAAACGCCTGATGCAGGAGCGCAGCGCCGCCAACCGTGGGGAGCGCTGA
- a CDS encoding peptidoglycan DD-metalloendopeptidase family protein, giving the protein MEYKRKRLIRAALQKAEAKRKQTVRQAESAADTEQQTPEEYAQTVVSEKAIHTAENLQNEALDTGRISYRQFRILQEKRQRVPTTHVAQPAETENTPLAQSADQRETGKRQRFQQRALDKREIKTPDSYRDKMQALKRQHLTRETVRRHLEKQAGGTVLGSGVRLPDTVPAFSGGIRQAALGRVRTLLQAAWLRLKAVLTRTIRRAAGSLMALLGAGGVVLLLAMVIGAAAAVIGSPMGILFADESGDPNSIRIAEIVAETNADFGTAINDIVSAHPECSETTMEYDYEDGHTWASYWPEVLAVFAVQNNLNNDGDVVVIDEGKKRLIQDTFWAMHEISAEVEEVTATPEPTEDEPDPEPVTEYILHITVSSKSVDALADLYRFTQDQRDILHQLLSEEMRPSLLALCGGTAVADGELCWPLPGHTYISCHFGEVDAFGNAGHRGTDIPAPEGTPILAAHSGTVLVSGWNDSYGNQVLLDNGAGLSTRYAHMTASAVTAGETVTAGQVIGYVGSTGDSTGNHLHFEVMQDGVRVNPMDMVSVR; this is encoded by the coding sequence ATGGAGTATAAGCGCAAGCGGCTGATACGCGCGGCATTGCAAAAAGCTGAAGCCAAGCGAAAGCAGACAGTGCGGCAGGCGGAATCGGCAGCAGATACCGAGCAGCAGACGCCGGAAGAATACGCCCAGACGGTTGTTTCCGAAAAAGCCATACACACGGCGGAGAACCTGCAAAATGAGGCACTGGACACAGGACGAATCAGCTACCGTCAATTTCGGATTTTACAGGAAAAGCGCCAGCGTGTGCCAACCACACATGTTGCCCAGCCCGCTGAAACAGAAAATACCCCCTTGGCGCAGAGTGCCGACCAGCGAGAAACAGGCAAGCGCCAGCGCTTTCAGCAAAGGGCGCTGGATAAGCGGGAGATCAAAACGCCCGATTCCTACCGTGACAAAATGCAGGCGTTGAAACGCCAACACCTCACGCGCGAAACGGTGCGCCGCCATCTGGAAAAGCAGGCGGGCGGCACGGTGCTTGGCAGCGGCGTCAGACTGCCCGATACAGTCCCTGCTTTTTCCGGTGGTATCAGGCAAGCCGCCCTGGGCAGAGTCCGCACGTTGCTGCAAGCTGCTTGGCTGCGCTTGAAAGCGGTGCTGACGCGCACGATACGCCGCGCAGCCGGTTCGCTGATGGCGCTGCTTGGCGCAGGCGGCGTGGTGCTGTTGCTGGCGATGGTCATAGGCGCGGCTGCGGCGGTGATCGGCTCCCCGATGGGCATCTTGTTTGCCGATGAATCCGGCGACCCGAACAGCATCCGCATTGCCGAAATCGTTGCCGAAACCAATGCCGACTTCGGCACAGCGATCAACGACATTGTGTCGGCGCACCCGGAATGCAGCGAAACCACGATGGAATACGACTACGAGGACGGTCATACTTGGGCGAGCTACTGGCCCGAAGTGCTGGCCGTCTTTGCCGTGCAGAACAACCTGAACAACGACGGCGATGTGGTCGTCATAGACGAAGGCAAGAAGCGGTTGATTCAGGACACCTTTTGGGCGATGCACGAAATAAGCGCCGAGGTGGAGGAAGTAACCGCCACACCGGAACCGACCGAGGACGAACCCGACCCGGAGCCGGTCACGGAGTACATTCTGCACATCACGGTCAGCAGCAAATCGGTGGACGCGCTGGCAGATTTGTACCGCTTTACGCAAGACCAGCGGGACATTTTGCACCAGCTGCTATCCGAGGAAATGCGCCCCAGCCTGTTGGCACTTTGTGGCGGGACTGCTGTTGCCGATGGCGAATTGTGCTGGCCGCTGCCGGGGCACACCTATATATCCTGCCACTTCGGGGAAGTGGACGCCTTCGGCAATGCCGGGCATCGCGGCACGGACATTCCCGCGCCGGAGGGTACGCCTATCCTCGCTGCCCACAGCGGTACGGTACTGGTCAGTGGCTGGAACGACAGCTACGGCAATCAGGTGCTGCTGGATAACGGCGCTGGACTTTCCACGCGGTATGCCCATATGACAGCATCAGCCGTCACGGCGGGCGAAACCGTGACGGCTGGTCAAGTGATTGGTTATGTAGGCAGCACCGGCGACAGCACAGGCAACCACCTACATTTTGAGGTAATGCAGGATGGTGTGCGTGTGAATCCTATGGATATGGTTTCCGTGCGCTGA
- a CDS encoding NAD(P)-dependent oxidoreductase, whose product MALHVVNEARRCLNCKVPQCRKGCPINTPIPDMIQLFLQNQLEAAGEMLFLNNPLSIVCSLVCDHEKQCEGHCVLGRKGMPVHISSIENYISDAYLDRLSPVLPASSGKRAAIIGSGPAGITIAVLLAQKGHDVTIFESRERIGGVLRYGIPAFRLPKTILDRYKTQLLKMGIHIRPNTSIGGALTVDDLQRDGYQAIFIGTGVWRPKKLGIPGESLGHVHFAIDYLVDPDVYDLGEHLAVIGAGNSAMDVARTALRKGTKKVSVLCRGPKAAASQREVDYAVADGVEFLYGARTESIDRDGVWFKQAEFDQDGNICRLSEPMLFHADGVIIAVSQGPKNKIVSTTSGLQTTEHGLLFTDVHGNTTRPGIFASGDVVLGARTVVEAVKYSKEVAQVMDEYLSSIQD is encoded by the coding sequence ATGGCTTTACACGTCGTCAACGAAGCCCGACGCTGCTTGAACTGCAAAGTACCTCAATGCAGAAAGGGTTGTCCCATCAATACGCCTATTCCCGATATGATCCAGCTGTTTTTACAGAATCAACTGGAGGCAGCGGGAGAAATGCTGTTTCTGAACAACCCCCTCAGCATTGTTTGTTCTCTGGTATGCGATCATGAAAAGCAATGCGAGGGCCACTGTGTGCTGGGACGAAAAGGAATGCCGGTACACATATCCAGCATTGAAAATTACATTTCCGACGCTTATCTTGATCGCTTGTCCCCCGTTTTGCCGGCTTCTTCCGGAAAGCGGGCTGCTATCATCGGAAGCGGTCCTGCCGGAATCACCATCGCTGTGCTTCTGGCTCAAAAAGGACATGATGTAACAATCTTTGAAAGTCGGGAAAGAATCGGCGGCGTGCTTCGTTACGGCATTCCGGCATTCCGGCTTCCCAAAACAATATTGGATCGTTATAAAACACAGCTGCTGAAAATGGGCATTCACATTCGGCCAAACACCTCCATAGGCGGTGCCTTAACGGTGGATGACCTGCAGAGAGATGGCTATCAGGCAATTTTTATCGGAACCGGCGTATGGCGTCCCAAAAAACTTGGAATCCCCGGGGAAAGCCTGGGTCACGTCCACTTTGCCATTGATTATCTCGTTGATCCCGATGTATATGATCTGGGCGAACATCTGGCAGTGATCGGTGCAGGCAATTCCGCTATGGATGTTGCACGTACTGCGCTGCGAAAAGGCACCAAAAAAGTAAGTGTGCTTTGCCGCGGTCCAAAAGCAGCCGCCAGCCAACGTGAAGTGGATTATGCGGTAGCGGATGGCGTAGAATTCCTGTATGGCGCACGCACAGAATCGATTGACAGGGACGGAGTGTGGTTCAAACAGGCAGAGTTTGACCAGGATGGAAATATCTGCCGCCTGTCTGAACCAATGCTGTTCCATGCAGACGGCGTGATCATAGCCGTAAGCCAGGGGCCCAAAAACAAAATTGTGAGCACCACCTCCGGTCTGCAAACCACAGAGCATGGCCTTCTGTTCACCGATGTTCACGGGAACACCACCCGTCCTGGCATTTTTGCCAGCGGTGATGTGGTATTAGGAGCGCGCACCGTAGTGGAAGCTGTAAAATATTCCAAGGAAGTTGCTCAGGTTATGGATGAGTATCTTTCTTCCATTCAGGACTGA